From a single Brassica napus cultivar Da-Ae chromosome C9, Da-Ae, whole genome shotgun sequence genomic region:
- the LOC106409913 gene encoding uncharacterized protein LOC106409913 translates to MSRHNAPQPPRDLTKQHSWSHDVNRNEAWLRKKKKRSVDLIPRSKSVTNDDLEELRGCIELGFGFEPDSPDLDQRLTDTIPALDLYCAVHRQYCNHLSRTSSFASETDSSSSSTTTVLDKGDDRKTMKQKLKQWAQVVAFSVRQARKPS, encoded by the exons ATGTCACGCCACAACGCACCACAGCCACCGAGGGATCTTACCAAGCAGCACTCATGGTCGCATGATGTGAACCGCAACGAGGCTTGGCTGCGGAAGAAAAAGAAACGATCAGTGGATCTCATTCCTCGAAGCAAGAGCGTCACGAACGACGATCTCGAGGAACTTAGAGGTTGCATCGAGCTTGGGTTTGGGTTTGAGCCAGATTCTCCTGACTTGGATCAAAGGCTCACGGATACAATCCCGGCTCTAGATTTGTACTGTGCTGTTCATAGACAATATTGTAACCATTTGTCCCGGACTTCGTCGTTCGCATCGGAAACTGACAGCAGCAGCTCTAGCACCACAACGGTTCTCGATAAAG gtgATGATCGAAAGACAATGAAGCAGAAGCTGAAGCAATGGGCTCAGGTGGTCGCTTTTTCAGTGCGGCAAGCCAGGAAACCCAGTTGA